The genomic region CGACGTCCACAGGTTCCAGTAACAGGTCTCTCAGACTGTCCTGATGGAACAGCTCAATTTCATGTTCCTGTAAATTTGCATTCATATAAGCTAGTTCTGTTAGTGTTGGGTCCACTTCACTGCCATACGCCTCAATTTTTTGTGAAAGCTGGTTGATGACACCAGTGAGCAGATTTCCGCTTCCACTTGCAGGATCAAAAATTCTCAGTTCTTTCTTATGGCCCATAAATTTGTTCACTAAATAGCCCATGAATATGGCCACAGCATCCGGTGTTATATAGTGCTGCTGCTGTGTTGCTCCTTTCATACCTTTCAGAATCGCTAATTGCAGTGCTTTTCGAATTTCCTCTTTAGAATAATCATCTAACTTCTCAGCTTGAATTTGTTTAAGCAGGGTCTGTTTAAAAGGCTCCTCTATCTCTTCAGCTACATCCCCGCTAAAGAGCAGCCCGCATGCTTCCGCCAATCCATCTAAGTAAGGAATGTTCTCTTCTCTTTCAATGATCGTGGTTGTTTCATCAAACCATTTATACAGCTTCTCTACATTTTCCTGATCCATATCCTATCCCTCAATTCACTTCTGATTCTATGTATAATGACAGACCAACTCCCGGCCTTGACGAAGAGCCGGGAGCTATGTATGTTAATGCTTTATTATGCCTTTGCTGCTTTCAAAGCGGATTCATAGTCTGGATGATCAGTTACTTCAGAAACATATTCTACGTAAGTTACTTTGTTGTTCTCGTCCACAACAAATACTGATCTTGCTAATAACCGAAGCTCTTTGATTAATGCTCCATAAGCTTGACCGAAAGAAGCATCCCGGTGATCAGACAGCGTGATGACATTTTCAACTCCTGCAGCACCACACCAGCGTTTTTGAGCAAAAGGCAAGTCCATACTTATGGTCAGTATAGTAACATCGCCCAGGTTATTTGCCTCTTCGTTAAA from Virgibacillus sp. MSP4-1 harbors:
- a CDS encoding class I SAM-dependent methyltransferase, which codes for MDQENVEKLYKWFDETTTIIEREENIPYLDGLAEACGLLFSGDVAEEIEEPFKQTLLKQIQAEKLDDYSKEEIRKALQLAILKGMKGATQQQHYITPDAVAIFMGYLVNKFMGHKKELRIFDPASGSGNLLTGVINQLSQKIEAYGSEVDPTLTELAYMNANLQEHEIELFHQDSLRDLLLEPVDVVVSDLPVGYYPDDDNAKSFQLKAEDNQHSYAHHLFIEQSLHYTLAGGYLFLLIPNFLFDSDQSDKLHEYLNEQAHIQGIIQLPMSMFTSEKNAKSIFILQKKGIETKNPGKVLMAQLPSFKDVHAMDRKLNEIDQWFKNDRK
- the tpx gene encoding thiol peroxidase, which gives rise to MANVTFGGDPVTLLGEEVKAGDQAPDFTVVNNDLEEKSLKDFAGKKIITAVPSLDTGVCDAETRRFNEEANNLGDVTILTISMDLPFAQKRWCGAAGVENVITLSDHRDASFGQAYGALIKELRLLARSVFVVDENNKVTYVEYVSEVTDHPDYESALKAAKA